In the genome of Candidatus Nanopelagicales bacterium, one region contains:
- a CDS encoding PPOX class F420-dependent oxidoreductase encodes MSTPDAQRLGAERYISLTTFRADGSAVATPVWVVADGDLLRVITNADSWKVQRINADPRVTVAPCDARGNVRGDAVPGTARCTDAAGTQHTLELVNAKYGIQAKAVRLLGTLRRQPADARVGLEITLA; translated from the coding sequence ATGAGCACCCCGGACGCGCAGCGCCTCGGCGCCGAGCGCTACATCTCCCTGACGACGTTCCGCGCGGACGGCTCGGCCGTGGCCACCCCCGTGTGGGTGGTGGCCGACGGGGACCTCCTGCGGGTGATCACCAACGCGGACTCGTGGAAGGTGCAGCGCATCAACGCCGACCCCCGGGTCACCGTCGCGCCGTGCGACGCGCGCGGGAACGTCCGGGGCGACGCGGTCCCCGGGACGGCGCGGTGCACCGACGCCGCCGGGACGCAGCACACCCTGGAGCTGGTGAACGCCAAGTACGGGATCCAGGCCAAGGCGGTCCGCCTGCTGGGGACGCTGCGGAGGCAGCCCGCGGACGCGCGCGTCGGCCTGGAGATCACGCTGGCGTGA
- the hisI gene encoding phosphoribosyl-AMP cyclohydrolase, which translates to MPEPTELDPAVAARLRPDDRGLVAAVAQQWDTGEVLMVAWMDAEALRRTLASGRATYWSRSRQEYWVKGDTSGHVQWVREVRLDCDGDAVLVKVDQVGPACHTGTRTCFDADRLDVVVGAAGAGEPS; encoded by the coding sequence GTGCCCGAGCCCACCGAGCTGGACCCCGCCGTCGCCGCCCGACTGCGCCCCGACGACCGCGGCCTGGTGGCCGCTGTGGCCCAGCAGTGGGACACCGGCGAGGTGCTGATGGTGGCGTGGATGGATGCCGAGGCGCTGCGCCGGACGCTGGCCAGCGGCCGCGCGACCTACTGGAGCCGCAGCAGGCAGGAGTACTGGGTCAAGGGCGACACCTCGGGACACGTGCAGTGGGTGCGCGAGGTGCGGCTGGACTGCGACGGCGACGCGGTGCTGGTGAAGGTCGACCAGGTGGGCCCCGCCTGCCACACCGGGACCAGGACGTGTTTCGACGCCGACCGGCTCGACGTCGTCGTCGGCGCCGCGGGCGCCGGGGAGCCGTCATGA
- the priA gene encoding bifunctional 1-(5-phosphoribosyl)-5-((5-phosphoribosylamino)methylideneamino)imidazole-4-carboxamide isomerase/phosphoribosylanthranilate isomerase PriA, with protein MTDPVLELLPAVDVADGKAVRLVQGEAGSETSYGDPVQAALTWQEQGASWIHLVDLDAAFGRGSNRDLLAEVIGRVDVAVELSGGIRDDESLAVALATGCARVNLGTAALEDPQWCARAIAEHGDRIAVGLDVRGHRLAARGWTEESGELFETLARLDRDGCARYVVTDVSRDGTLQGPNLHLLREVCDATDRPVVASGGVGSLEDLHSLAALTGIGVEGAIIGKALYAAAFTLPEALAAVAPRVDFVPFPTDVDLLEGEAAGADTAGESGVEDAGRG; from the coding sequence ATGACCGATCCGGTGCTGGAGCTGCTCCCCGCCGTCGATGTCGCCGACGGCAAGGCGGTGCGGCTCGTCCAGGGCGAGGCGGGGTCCGAGACGTCGTACGGGGACCCGGTCCAGGCGGCGTTGACCTGGCAGGAGCAGGGTGCGTCGTGGATCCACCTGGTGGACCTCGATGCGGCGTTCGGACGCGGCTCCAACCGCGACCTGCTGGCCGAGGTCATCGGTCGCGTCGACGTCGCCGTGGAGCTGTCCGGCGGCATCCGCGACGACGAGAGCCTCGCCGTGGCGCTAGCCACCGGCTGCGCCCGGGTCAACCTGGGCACCGCGGCGCTCGAGGACCCGCAGTGGTGCGCCCGTGCCATCGCCGAGCACGGCGACCGGATCGCGGTCGGGCTGGACGTGCGCGGCCACCGGTTGGCGGCGCGCGGCTGGACCGAGGAGAGCGGGGAGCTGTTCGAGACCCTGGCCCGGCTGGACCGCGACGGCTGCGCACGCTACGTCGTGACCGACGTCTCCCGCGACGGCACCCTGCAGGGCCCGAACCTGCACCTGTTGCGCGAGGTCTGCGACGCCACGGACCGGCCGGTCGTGGCCTCCGGCGGCGTGGGCAGCCTGGAGGACCTGCACTCGCTGGCGGCCCTGACCGGCATCGGTGTCGAGGGGGCGATCATCGGAAAGGCGCTGTACGCCGCCGCCTTCACGCTGCCCGAGGCGCTGGCGGCCGTGGCCCCGCGGGTCGACTTCGTGCCGTTCCCCACCGACGTCGACCTGCTCGAGGGCGAGGCCGCGGGCGCCGATACCGCGGGGGAGTCCGGCGTCGAGGACGCCGGCCGGGGGTGA
- the hisH gene encoding imidazole glycerol phosphate synthase subunit HisH, which yields MTRPSVVVLDYGSGNLRSAERALARAGADVRVTHDRDAALDCDGLVVPGVGAFAACMAGIRAVHGGEIVGRRLAGGRPVLGICVGMQVLFERGLEHGVETDGLGEWPGVVDRLEADVLPHMGWNTVDVPPGSRLFAGVEGERFYFVHSYAARRWDLVPTHERLEAPLVTWATHGDRFVAAVENGPLCATQFHPEKSGDAGAHLLATWVGGLR from the coding sequence GTGACCCGTCCGTCGGTCGTGGTGCTCGACTACGGGTCGGGCAACCTGCGCTCCGCCGAGCGGGCCCTCGCGCGCGCCGGCGCCGACGTCCGGGTCACGCACGACCGGGACGCGGCCCTGGACTGCGACGGGCTGGTGGTCCCGGGTGTGGGCGCCTTCGCGGCCTGCATGGCGGGGATCCGGGCGGTCCACGGCGGCGAGATCGTCGGCCGTCGTCTGGCCGGGGGGCGACCGGTGCTCGGGATCTGCGTCGGCATGCAGGTCCTGTTCGAGCGCGGGCTCGAGCACGGGGTGGAGACCGACGGGCTGGGCGAGTGGCCCGGTGTGGTCGACCGGCTCGAGGCGGATGTCCTGCCGCACATGGGCTGGAACACCGTCGACGTCCCCCCGGGCTCGCGCCTGTTCGCCGGCGTGGAGGGGGAACGGTTCTACTTCGTGCACTCGTACGCGGCCCGGCGCTGGGACCTGGTGCCCACCCACGAGCGGCTCGAGGCCCCGCTGGTCACCTGGGCCACCCACGGGGACCGGTTCGTCGCCGCGGTCGAGAACGGCCCGCTGTGCGCCACCCAGTTCCACCCGGAGAAGTCCGGTGACGCCGGCGCCCACCTGCTCGCGACCTGGGTCGGGGGCCTGCGGTGA
- the hisF gene encoding imidazole glycerol phosphate synthase subunit HisF yields the protein MSLAVRVIPCLDVDAGRVVKGVNFVDLRDAGDPVELARAYDAEGADELVFLDITASSGDRSTTYDVVRRAAEQVFIPLTVGGGVRSVGDFDRLLREGADKVSLNTAAIDRPELLSEAAERFGSQCVVLSVDARRTGPDARTDSGFEVTTHGGRRGTGIDAVAWAVRGAQLGAGEILLNSMDADGTRDGFDLELIRAVRREVHVPLIASGGAGALEHFPPAVAAGADAVLAASVFHFGQLRIGEVKQTLRAVGYPVR from the coding sequence GTGAGCCTGGCCGTGCGCGTGATCCCGTGCCTGGACGTCGACGCCGGCCGGGTCGTGAAGGGGGTCAACTTCGTCGACCTGCGCGATGCCGGGGACCCGGTCGAGCTGGCGCGGGCGTACGACGCGGAGGGCGCAGACGAGCTGGTGTTCCTGGACATCACGGCGTCCAGCGGGGACCGGTCCACCACGTACGACGTCGTGCGGCGCGCCGCCGAGCAGGTCTTCATCCCGCTGACCGTGGGCGGAGGGGTGCGCTCGGTCGGCGACTTCGACCGGCTGCTGCGCGAGGGCGCGGACAAGGTCAGCCTCAACACCGCCGCGATCGACCGGCCCGAGCTGCTGTCGGAGGCCGCGGAGCGCTTCGGGTCGCAGTGCGTGGTGCTCAGCGTCGACGCGAGGCGGACCGGTCCGGATGCCCGGACCGACAGCGGGTTCGAGGTCACCACCCACGGCGGCCGGCGCGGCACCGGCATCGACGCGGTGGCCTGGGCCGTGCGCGGGGCCCAGCTCGGGGCGGGGGAGATCCTGCTCAACTCGATGGATGCCGACGGCACCCGGGACGGCTTCGACCTGGAACTGATCCGGGCGGTCCGCCGCGAGGTGCACGTGCCGCTGATCGCGAGCGGGGGCGCCGGAGCGCTGGAGCACTTCCCGCCCGCCGTGGCTGCCGGCGCGGACGCGGTGCTGGCCGCCAGCGTGTTCCACTTCGGGCAACTGCGCATCGGCGAGGTGAAGCAGACTCTGCGCGCGGTCGGCTACCCGGTGCGCTGA
- a CDS encoding HAMP domain-containing sensor histidine kinase, which yields MTAPAPVAGTPARRRRVSLTTRTVLVAVVVAVLAAAVAFAVSFPLVRASGEAQARASLARLADLTATSLQQLPSGVTVLPPRLAAVLEVEGVEAYLVRPGFPAPDGVTDADVLGLAAGQPVSTVADTPDGTVLVEGRPLGNSTGLVLLQQASVATEPSGTVLRRLAVALLIGLVFAVVVAVLASRRVTRPLRRAAEAANQLSTGRRDVRVEPEGPEEVAAIAESLNGLSAALAVSEGRQREFLLSVSHELRTPLTAVSGYAEALADGVVPETEVPRTGEVIRAEAARLDRLVADLLDLARLGAADFRVDLVDLDLALLAGEAAAVWADRCEREGVLLRVEQPGTPVPARTDPVRVRQVLDNLAENALRVTPAGRPIVLAVRTEGPWAVVEVRDGGPGLTGDDVGVAFEPGALYERYRGVRPVGTGLGLALVGRLAVGLGGGAEAGAAPEGGARFTVRVPGAPVAP from the coding sequence GTGACGGCGCCGGCGCCCGTCGCCGGCACGCCGGCCCGTCGGCGACGGGTCTCCCTCACCACCCGGACCGTGCTGGTGGCCGTGGTGGTGGCGGTCCTGGCCGCTGCCGTGGCCTTCGCGGTGTCCTTCCCCCTGGTGCGGGCGTCCGGCGAGGCGCAGGCGCGGGCGTCGCTGGCCCGACTGGCGGACCTCACCGCCACCTCCCTCCAGCAGTTGCCCAGCGGGGTGACCGTGCTGCCGCCGCGGCTGGCCGCCGTGCTCGAAGTCGAGGGGGTCGAGGCCTACCTGGTGCGCCCCGGCTTCCCCGCACCCGACGGGGTCACCGACGCGGACGTCCTCGGGCTGGCCGCGGGCCAGCCGGTGTCGACCGTCGCGGACACCCCGGACGGGACGGTGCTGGTGGAGGGCCGTCCGCTGGGGAACAGCACCGGCCTGGTCCTGCTGCAGCAGGCCTCGGTGGCGACCGAGCCGTCCGGGACCGTGCTGCGGCGACTCGCCGTCGCGCTGCTGATCGGGCTGGTGTTCGCGGTCGTCGTCGCGGTACTGGCCTCCCGCCGGGTCACCCGGCCGCTGCGGCGGGCCGCGGAGGCGGCCAACCAGCTGAGCACCGGCCGCCGCGACGTGCGGGTGGAGCCGGAGGGGCCGGAGGAGGTCGCCGCCATCGCGGAGTCCCTCAACGGCCTGTCCGCGGCACTGGCCGTCTCCGAGGGCCGGCAGCGGGAGTTCCTGCTCTCGGTCTCCCACGAGCTGCGCACCCCGCTGACCGCGGTGTCCGGCTACGCCGAGGCGCTCGCCGACGGCGTCGTCCCCGAGACCGAGGTGCCCCGGACCGGGGAGGTGATCCGGGCGGAGGCGGCCCGGCTCGACCGGCTGGTCGCCGACCTGCTCGACCTGGCCCGCCTGGGTGCTGCGGACTTCCGGGTCGACCTGGTCGACCTGGACCTGGCTTTGCTGGCCGGCGAGGCCGCCGCGGTGTGGGCCGACCGGTGTGAGCGCGAGGGCGTCCTGCTGCGGGTCGAGCAGCCGGGGACGCCGGTCCCGGCGCGGACGGACCCGGTCCGGGTCCGCCAGGTCCTCGACAACCTGGCGGAGAACGCGCTGCGGGTCACCCCCGCGGGCCGTCCGATCGTCCTCGCGGTGCGCACCGAGGGCCCCTGGGCGGTCGTGGAGGTGCGCGACGGCGGTCCGGGGCTGACCGGCGACGACGTCGGCGTCGCGTTCGAGCCGGGCGCCCTGTACGAGCGCTACCGCGGCGTGCGTCCGGTGGGCACCGGCCTCGGGCTGGCGCTGGTCGGCCGGCTCGCGGTCGGCCTGGGGGGCGGGGCCGAGGCCGGCGCCGCCCCCGAGGGTGGCGCGCGCTTCACCGTCCGGGTTCCGGGGGCGCCGGTGGCGCCGTAG
- a CDS encoding anthranilate synthase component I: MSGDPVAGFEGALTAPFTGAVTPDLETFRLLARDRRVVPVVRRLLADGETPVGLYRKLAQGRAGTYLLESAEQGRSWSRYSFVGVRCAAMLTERDGRARWLGRAPVGVPSGGDPLAALRDTLALLHTPRIPGLPPLTSGMVGFVGYDAVRHWERIPDANPDELGVPELAMLLATDLAVLDHADGSVLLVANAINYDASDERVDQAWGDAVRRLDVMEADLARPAPPTAAAYDPDARADVVSRTPADDYRRDVDTVKEYIRAGDAFQVVLSQRFEMPCPADALDVYRILRASNPSPYMYLLRIPADDGSPEGPDAELPGVVAFDVVGSSPEALVTVTDGRCLMHPIAGSRPRGSTPEEDARLADDLLADEKERAEHLMLVDLGRNDLGRVCAPGTVEVVEFMAVERFSHIMHIVSTVVGTLADGRTAYDALAATFPAGTLSGAPKPRAMEIIDELEPARRGLYGGVVGYLDFAGDADTAIAIRTAVLRDGTAYVQAGAGLVADSVPATEDAECRTKAAAVLRAVAVAATLSAAGAGEPARAAAP; this comes from the coding sequence ATGAGCGGCGACCCGGTCGCGGGGTTCGAGGGCGCGCTGACCGCCCCGTTCACCGGCGCGGTGACCCCCGACCTGGAGACCTTCCGGCTGCTCGCGCGCGACCGGCGGGTCGTCCCCGTCGTTCGCCGGCTGCTGGCCGACGGGGAGACCCCGGTCGGCCTCTACCGCAAGCTGGCCCAGGGTCGGGCCGGCACCTACCTGCTGGAGTCCGCCGAGCAGGGCCGGTCCTGGTCGCGGTACTCGTTCGTGGGCGTGCGCTGCGCGGCCATGCTCACCGAGCGCGACGGGCGGGCCCGGTGGCTGGGTCGGGCCCCGGTGGGGGTGCCCTCGGGCGGCGACCCGCTGGCCGCGCTGCGGGACACGCTCGCCCTGCTGCACACCCCCCGCATCCCCGGGCTGCCGCCGCTGACCAGCGGCATGGTCGGCTTCGTCGGGTACGACGCGGTCCGGCACTGGGAGCGCATCCCGGACGCCAACCCCGACGAGCTCGGGGTGCCCGAGCTGGCGATGCTGCTCGCCACCGACCTCGCGGTCCTCGACCACGCCGACGGCAGCGTGCTGCTGGTCGCGAACGCCATCAACTACGACGCCAGCGACGAGCGGGTGGACCAGGCCTGGGGGGATGCGGTCCGCCGGCTGGACGTGATGGAGGCCGACCTGGCCCGCCCCGCGCCCCCCACCGCGGCGGCGTACGACCCGGACGCCCGGGCCGACGTCGTCTCGCGCACGCCGGCCGACGACTACCGCCGTGACGTCGACACGGTGAAGGAGTACATCCGCGCCGGTGACGCCTTCCAGGTGGTGCTGTCGCAGCGTTTCGAGATGCCCTGCCCGGCCGACGCCCTGGACGTGTACCGGATCCTGCGCGCCTCCAACCCCAGCCCCTACATGTACCTGCTGCGCATCCCCGCCGACGACGGGTCGCCCGAGGGACCCGACGCCGAGCTCCCGGGCGTGGTCGCGTTCGACGTCGTGGGCAGCTCGCCGGAGGCGCTGGTGACGGTGACCGACGGCCGCTGCCTGATGCACCCGATCGCCGGCTCCCGCCCGCGCGGGTCGACCCCGGAGGAGGACGCCCGGCTCGCCGACGACCTGCTCGCCGACGAGAAGGAGCGGGCCGAGCACCTGATGCTGGTGGACCTCGGGCGCAACGACCTCGGCCGCGTGTGCGCCCCGGGGACCGTCGAGGTCGTGGAGTTCATGGCCGTCGAGCGGTTCTCGCACATCATGCACATCGTGTCGACCGTCGTCGGGACGCTGGCGGACGGCCGCACCGCGTACGACGCGCTCGCGGCGACGTTCCCCGCCGGCACCCTGTCCGGCGCGCCCAAGCCGCGGGCGATGGAGATCATCGACGAGCTGGAACCCGCCCGGCGCGGGCTGTACGGCGGCGTCGTGGGCTACCTGGACTTCGCCGGCGACGCCGACACCGCGATCGCGATCCGGACCGCGGTGCTGCGCGACGGCACGGCGTACGTCCAGGCCGGTGCCGGCCTGGTCGCGGACTCGGTGCCGGCGACCGAGGACGCGGAGTGCCGGACCAAGGCGGCGGCGGTCCTGCGCGCGGTGGCCGTCGCCGCGACCCTGTCGGCCGCCGGGGCGGGGGAGCCGGCCCGCGCGGCCGCCCCGTGA
- a CDS encoding response regulator transcription factor yields the protein MSGADARGLVLVVEDERPIADLIRLYLAREGFGVHVEHDGEGGLRAARTLHPVAIVLDVGLPGIDGTELCRRLRSEGDWTPVLFCTARDDEVDRVLGLELGGDDYITKPFSPRELVARVKAAVRRAAGPGSRSEELTLGRVVVDRTRHRVTVDGDEIVLTATEFDLLAHLMAAPGRVFSREQLLSEVWGYAPVVGTRTVDVHVAQVRAKLGDASPIRTVRGVGYAAEEPAAPGPGDAP from the coding sequence GTGTCCGGCGCCGACGCCCGCGGGCTCGTCCTCGTCGTGGAGGACGAGCGCCCGATCGCGGACCTGATCCGGCTGTACCTCGCCCGCGAGGGCTTCGGCGTCCACGTGGAGCACGACGGGGAGGGCGGCCTGCGCGCGGCCCGCACGCTGCACCCGGTCGCGATCGTGCTCGACGTCGGGCTGCCCGGCATCGACGGCACCGAGCTGTGCCGCCGGCTGCGCAGCGAGGGGGACTGGACCCCGGTGCTGTTCTGCACCGCCCGCGACGACGAGGTGGACCGGGTCCTCGGCCTCGAGCTCGGGGGCGACGACTACATCACCAAGCCCTTCAGCCCGCGCGAGCTGGTCGCCCGGGTCAAGGCCGCGGTACGCAGGGCCGCCGGGCCCGGCAGCCGCAGCGAGGAGCTGACGCTCGGCCGGGTGGTGGTCGACCGAACCCGGCATCGCGTGACGGTCGACGGCGACGAGATCGTCCTCACCGCCACCGAGTTCGACCTGCTGGCCCACCTGATGGCCGCGCCCGGCCGGGTGTTCAGCCGCGAGCAGCTGCTGTCCGAGGTCTGGGGCTACGCCCCCGTCGTGGGCACGCGCACCGTCGACGTGCACGTCGCCCAGGTCCGGGCCAAGCTCGGCGACGCCAGCCCGATCCGGACCGTCCGGGGCGTGGGCTACGCCGCGGAGGAACCCGCCGCCCCCGGTCCGGGCGACGCCCCGTGA
- a CDS encoding TIGR03085 family metal-binding protein, whose product MTSYVRSEREALADLLLAVGPDQPTLCEGWDTRDLAAHLVVRERRLDASPGIVLPPLAGWTRHVQDGVAEQDLAALAEQIRTGPPWWSPFGLPGVDERVNLAEFFVHHEDVRRGQLGWEPRDLDPRLRSALWAVARRSSRLLLRQVPVGVVLRRTDAPDGTPDDRVEARVRGGDPTVTLVGPAPELVLRVFGRTAARVDVEGDEAAVRAFEDARLGV is encoded by the coding sequence ATGACGTCGTACGTGCGGTCCGAGCGCGAGGCCCTCGCCGACCTGCTGCTGGCGGTCGGCCCCGACCAGCCCACCCTGTGCGAGGGCTGGGACACCCGGGACCTCGCGGCGCACCTGGTGGTCCGCGAGCGCCGCCTCGACGCCAGCCCCGGCATCGTGCTGCCCCCGCTGGCCGGCTGGACCCGGCACGTGCAGGACGGGGTCGCCGAGCAGGACCTCGCCGCCCTGGCCGAGCAGATCCGCACCGGCCCGCCGTGGTGGTCCCCGTTCGGACTGCCCGGCGTGGACGAGCGGGTGAACCTGGCCGAGTTCTTCGTCCACCACGAGGACGTCCGGCGGGGACAGCTGGGGTGGGAGCCGCGCGACCTCGACCCCCGGCTGCGCTCGGCGCTGTGGGCGGTGGCCCGCCGGTCCTCCCGGCTCCTGCTGCGGCAGGTGCCGGTCGGGGTGGTGCTGCGCCGCACCGACGCGCCCGACGGGACTCCGGATGACCGGGTGGAGGCCCGGGTGCGCGGCGGCGACCCCACGGTGACCCTCGTGGGCCCGGCGCCCGAGCTGGTGCTGCGGGTGTTCGGCCGGACCGCGGCCCGCGTCGACGTCGAGGGCGACGAGGCCGCCGTGCGGGCCTTCGAGGACGCGCGGCTGGGGGTGTAG
- a CDS encoding Trp biosynthesis-associated membrane protein: MTGRTGYLVALVLLAAGGLVAAVGYGRPWAVVVPAQGGLPLPAVEVSGVALVPAGLALALVLAAGALAVVATGGWLRRVLGGLLAAVATAVAVPAVAYRLGDPVADATRSALDRVGDTAATVDVTAWWLTALLGGLAGLVGGVAVAARGHRWPGMSARYTRTAPGAGAAGPGGTVAPGGDGPRDAAASDGSGADAPGAGRVGGAVAWDALDRGEDPTD; the protein is encoded by the coding sequence GTGACCGGCCGGACCGGCTACCTGGTCGCGCTCGTGCTGCTCGCGGCGGGCGGCCTGGTCGCCGCCGTCGGCTACGGACGCCCCTGGGCGGTCGTGGTCCCGGCCCAGGGCGGCCTGCCGCTGCCGGCGGTCGAGGTGAGCGGGGTCGCGCTGGTGCCGGCCGGGCTCGCGCTGGCCCTCGTGCTGGCCGCGGGGGCGCTGGCCGTCGTGGCGACCGGCGGGTGGCTGCGGCGGGTGCTGGGCGGGCTGCTGGCCGCGGTGGCGACCGCGGTGGCCGTTCCCGCGGTGGCGTACCGGCTGGGCGACCCCGTGGCGGACGCGACCCGATCGGCACTGGACCGCGTGGGGGACACCGCGGCCACCGTCGACGTCACCGCCTGGTGGCTGACGGCCCTGTTGGGCGGCCTCGCCGGCCTGGTGGGGGGTGTCGCGGTGGCGGCGCGCGGGCACCGGTGGCCGGGCATGTCGGCCCGCTACACCCGCACCGCCCCGGGCGCCGGTGCCGCGGGTCCCGGCGGCACGGTCGCGCCGGGCGGCGACGGGCCCCGCGACGCGGCGGCGTCGGACGGCTCCGGTGCGGATGCCCCCGGTGCGGGCCGGGTGGGGGGCGCCGTGGCCTGGGACGCGCTGGACCGCGGCGAGGACCCCACCGACTGA
- a CDS encoding MBL fold metallo-hydrolase → MNAGSTAPQRLAEITAGVWVATSRRFATTSTVVLDGHGGALVVDPAWDPDELAAIPADLASLGVRCAVGLATHVHYDHVLWHPDLGEVPRYASPTTVRTVTDQRDAVLAPLVGDLPPELVAVAGRLVPLPAGPGPALLPWAGPEALLHPHDAHAPGHLAVELTDRGVLLAGDMLSDLELPMPADEDDDLETYRTGLEQLVPVVRRARLLVPGHGSPTDDPLARLDADRRYLDAVVSGRPVDDPRLGLPGMAELHAANVRRAARTGQEAAEGR, encoded by the coding sequence GTGAACGCCGGGTCGACGGCCCCGCAGCGGCTGGCGGAGATCACCGCCGGGGTGTGGGTGGCCACCTCCCGCCGGTTCGCCACCACGTCCACCGTGGTGCTGGACGGTCACGGCGGCGCCCTCGTCGTCGACCCCGCCTGGGACCCCGACGAGCTGGCCGCGATCCCGGCCGACCTGGCGTCGCTCGGCGTCCGCTGCGCGGTGGGGCTGGCGACCCACGTGCACTACGACCACGTGCTGTGGCACCCCGACCTCGGCGAGGTGCCGCGGTACGCGTCGCCGACGACGGTGCGCACGGTGACTGACCAGCGCGACGCCGTGCTCGCGCCGCTGGTCGGTGACCTGCCGCCGGAGCTGGTCGCCGTGGCCGGCCGGCTCGTGCCGCTGCCCGCGGGCCCTGGTCCGGCGCTGCTGCCGTGGGCCGGGCCCGAGGCGCTGCTGCACCCGCACGACGCCCACGCGCCCGGCCACCTCGCCGTCGAGCTCACCGACCGCGGCGTGCTGCTGGCCGGCGACATGCTCAGCGACCTCGAGCTGCCGATGCCGGCCGACGAGGACGACGACCTGGAGACGTACCGGACCGGCCTGGAGCAGTTGGTCCCGGTCGTGCGGCGCGCGCGGCTGCTCGTGCCGGGCCACGGCAGCCCCACCGACGATCCGCTGGCCCGCCTCGACGCCGACCGCCGCTACCTCGACGCGGTGGTGTCCGGCCGCCCGGTCGACGACCCGCGGCTGGGGCTCCCAGGGATGGCCGAGTTGCACGCGGCCAACGTGCGCCGCGCCGCCCGCACGGGTCAGGAAGCCGCGGAGGGCAGGTAG
- the hisB gene encoding imidazoleglycerol-phosphate dehydratase HisB — protein sequence MSRSARVERVTKESDVLVEVELDGTGRTEIDTGVPFFDHMLAQLGRHGGFDLVVRTKGDLHIDAHHTVEDTSLALGQALREAWGDKAGVRRYGDALVPLDEALVQSAVDLSGRPYLVHDEPDLVELIGSYDTTLTRHIWESLVATAQITLHVRVLSGRNAHHVVEAQFKSVARSLRDAVALDARVVGVPSTKGTL from the coding sequence ATGAGCCGCTCGGCGCGGGTGGAGCGTGTCACCAAGGAGAGCGACGTCCTGGTGGAGGTCGAGCTCGACGGCACCGGCCGGACCGAGATCGACACCGGGGTGCCGTTCTTCGACCACATGCTCGCCCAGCTCGGCCGCCACGGCGGGTTCGACCTGGTGGTGCGCACCAAGGGCGACCTGCACATCGACGCGCACCACACGGTCGAGGACACGTCGTTGGCGCTCGGTCAGGCGCTGCGGGAGGCGTGGGGCGACAAGGCGGGGGTGCGTCGGTACGGCGACGCGCTGGTGCCGTTGGACGAGGCGCTGGTCCAGTCGGCCGTCGACCTGTCCGGCCGCCCCTACCTGGTGCACGACGAGCCGGACCTCGTCGAGCTCATCGGGTCGTACGACACGACGCTGACCCGGCACATCTGGGAGTCGCTCGTCGCGACCGCGCAGATCACCCTGCATGTCCGGGTGCTCTCCGGTCGCAACGCCCACCACGTGGTGGAGGCCCAGTTCAAGTCGGTGGCGCGGTCCCTGCGGGACGCGGTCGCGCTGGACGCCCGCGTGGTGGGCGTGCCGTCCACCAAGGGCACGCTGTGA
- a CDS encoding HGxxPAAW family protein, protein MSAEHDNHGQTPAAWTAVIIIMLGFLVGTLGVILDTRIVLWVGVGLIVVGAVVGKVMQMMGLGAQPKGDHHRSEATAAAGGTDA, encoded by the coding sequence ATGAGCGCCGAGCACGACAACCACGGTCAGACCCCGGCCGCCTGGACCGCGGTGATCATCATCATGCTCGGGTTCCTGGTCGGCACGCTCGGCGTCATCCTCGACACCCGCATCGTGCTGTGGGTCGGGGTCGGGCTGATCGTCGTCGGCGCCGTCGTCGGCAAGGTCATGCAGATGATGGGCCTCGGTGCCCAGCCCAAGGGCGACCACCACCGCAGCGAGGCCACCGCGGCCGCCGGTGGCACCGACGCCTGA
- a CDS encoding RidA family protein, with protein MTDPAGVTRYPSGGPWEDVVGYSRAVVAGPLVLVAGCTATVDGVVAHAGDPYAQALAAFGVALDAVGRAGGTVADVVQTRMYVFGIEHRDAVGRAHRELFGHVRPAATMVGVAELVDPAMLVEVEVVAYLPSAAS; from the coding sequence GTGACGGACCCGGCCGGGGTCACCCGGTACCCCTCCGGCGGCCCGTGGGAGGACGTCGTCGGCTATTCGCGTGCCGTCGTCGCCGGACCGCTGGTCCTGGTGGCCGGCTGCACGGCCACGGTCGACGGGGTCGTCGCGCACGCGGGGGACCCGTACGCGCAGGCGCTGGCCGCGTTCGGGGTTGCGCTGGACGCCGTCGGTCGCGCCGGAGGCACCGTCGCCGACGTCGTCCAGACCCGGATGTACGTCTTCGGGATCGAGCACCGGGACGCCGTGGGCCGCGCGCACCGCGAGCTGTTCGGCCACGTCCGTCCGGCGGCCACCATGGTGGGGGTGGCCGAGCTGGTGGACCCGGCGATGCTGGTCGAGGTCGAGGTGGTCGCCTACCTGCCCTCCGCGGCTTCCTGA